Within the Fusobacterium sp. DD2 genome, the region TCCACTCTCTTTTATAGATATATTTATTCTAATATGCTAAAATAAATTGAAAAGAATTTTTACAAAGGAGGAAATTCAGGTGAATTACATCTATGATGAAGATTTAGAGTTTTTAAAAAAATGCAGTAACCAGGAGCTTGAAGGATTATTCCAGATTTTAGCTTATGATCCTAAAAATGGGCATAAAAGATTAACTACATCCCTTTTAAAATCTGAGGAATATCAAAAGTACAAAGAAGACTATCATATGTATTGGGAAAGAATAGCTGGGGAATTACAACTTTATGGAGGAAACACACTGGTTAATATCTTTAGAGGAAAAGGAGTCAAATACAGACAGATTATAGAGCATACTGCAAGAAGACTTAAACTTCCTATTATCGGATTTATCCCAACTGCAGAGCTTGAAAATGCAATCTGTGAAAAACTTATGTTAGACCTTTTTTCTAAAATGAAAGAAAAAGATACAGAGAAATTTTTATCTGAACTAGCTTTAGAAGATGAAGATTTAAAGAAAATCATCAATTCCTATAACGAAATCCCATGGGGAAAAATAAGTGTAACTGTTATAAGACAAGCTTTTAAAGCTGGTGGAATGGTTACATATAGAGCTACACTTGTATTTGCAAATCTTATCTGGAGACATCTATTTGGAAGAGGTCTTACATTTGTAGCTAATAATACAATAGCTAAAATATTAGGTGGATTTTTAAGCGGTCCAGTTGCTATTGCATTAAATGCATGGATAATAGCTGATTTAACAGGTCCTGCAATGAGAGTAGTTATCCCTGCAGTAGTCCTTATGTCAGTACTTAGACAAAAATATGAAATGGAAGATGAAGAGTAAAATTT harbors:
- a CDS encoding DUF3944 domain-containing protein; translated protein: MNYIYDEDLEFLKKCSNQELEGLFQILAYDPKNGHKRLTTSLLKSEEYQKYKEDYHMYWERIAGELQLYGGNTLVNIFRGKGVKYRQIIEHTARRLKLPIIGFIPTAELENAICEKLMLDLFSKMKEKDTEKFLSELALEDEDLKKIINSYNEIPWGKISVTVIRQAFKAGGMVTYRATLVFANLIWRHLFGRGLTFVANNTIAKILGGFLSGPVAIALNAWIIADLTGPAMRVVIPAVVLMSVLRQKYEMEDEE